In Zingiber officinale cultivar Zhangliang chromosome 9B, Zo_v1.1, whole genome shotgun sequence, the genomic window TTATTTTATCTCCGACACCTGTAAGAATGAACAAACAATTTATCAAATAAAcgtcaaatataattttaaatttatactaCAATActaatatatacatgaatattgGATGCTCACCACTGATTCAAATGTATATTTCAATTTAGAACTACTTGCAGGagaattataatgattgaaagtCATTGCTTTGGTGTCCACCACCAACAAGTGAAAGTGTGCACTATCAATAGACAAAGGTATAAAATTATACCTAACCCCTTCATCTTCAATATATGTCTTTATCACTTGTTGTTGCATGCCAAACTTCATTGCGGATTTTTTGGCcgactacaaatatgcaaagacAAATTtacttaacaaaataataaaatctctTAAGATATTATATATTATCAAATCATTTAAATTCCTTACAGTGAAGAAGGTGGAACAATATATAGACTTGTTATATGGCCTACCAGACGAGTATGCCCCCCTAAACAAAATTTTACAATAGGTATCTATTAATTTCCCTTTTGTGAACACCTCTCCATTCACACCAAATAAGAAGGAAGTCACGGTTAAACcaaagggtggttcctcccaaacaTAATTAGTTGTACACCTGTAAAGTAAATCAATTACTATAATAAATTAACGAACcagatagttttcaaaacttttcacTGATTTAAATAGAGTATGTATTTCAGAATTCACACTACCATACTTTAGGTTTTCCAATTGTTTTAACAGGGAGGCCACATCTTtgtcttattttttcttcttcgaagttttaaattgcttcttcacatactatgaCTAGATACATTAAACACattgaattaataatttaaatctaacatCTAAAACTAATTAATATGTAGATACACACTTACGACAATGTCTTGTTTTCTCATTTTGTTGAGTTGTGCAATCCTAAGTGCATCTTTTTTCGCCTCTTCTTCAAAATTGCCTTCCGACGCTAAGATAATCTCTGTTTCTTCTTCCATATCAACTGCATCAAGTTTTCCTTTGCCCTGTCAGTAACATCTTTAGCTTCACTTTCTTTTTACAATTTTTTCAGTCTCTTCTACTACTATGATGTTCTCAAtaggcatgcatatttctattttGCTTTTCTTCCTCTTAGGTAAAAGTTTTTGCCACAATGGACTATTAATTGGAGTATCTCTATAATCATACCGACTATGATCATGTACTCTCCTACTCCTTATTCCAAAGGCAACTAGGTCTTGTGGCTCGACTACACGCTCACTTGATCGACCTTGCATGACTCTATTTTCTAATAGTTCAATTAATTCTTTCACCTTTTCATTCAGATATATGTTCTCCAATGATAGCTCCTTGATTTTATTTGCTTGATCTAATTGTGGTGTCTTCAATATACATGGAATATCAACAGTCAAAtctaggttctcaaccaatgtTTTTTCAAATTGAGTAggaattaattcaataataacctGTACAATTATAATAACCTGTACAATTATAAAAACACATGTAATAAACTGTATATTTACTTTGAATAGGTAACAGTCTTCAATATTTACCTCTTCAGGTAATACTCGGTCTAACAAGgtcctcaccttactaatatgtgaaggaatattcctccacttgtTAATTCGTATTCCTTCAATATTGTATGATTTTTGAATTGGAATATGCTCCAAAAATCATGTTTGATTCATCATAAAAAGTGTTACATAATCATAAATTTCcacaaaatattattaaaatgtaACATAAAAAATCTACTTACAGCCAAAAGACCAACAAATCCCTTTAGGTGAGAGAGTGTGGTGGTCTTGGGGTCATATGTCTGAGTTAATGAAAATAAATCTCCAATCGTAGCTAATTATGGAGTCATAAATTGATGGATgacttcaacccagttgaatctacCAAGATTCTTAAAATCATCTACTACATCTATAAGACCTAAAGGAAGTTTAtacgtactagaagaaaataagatacAGACAAATATATACAGAATGCagaatttgtaaaataataaaacatcagcaTGTGCTTCAACTCTATTGGAATAAAATTTCAACAACTCCTCAATTCTTAATCTGGTAATGGGTTTGTTATTCGAGAAGTGAGCAAGAAAGAGGTCACCCAATGCTTGATTCGAATTAATAGGAACCGAAGCACCTCGGTCTGCAAAACCAAGCAATAAAGATATGACTCTTCGTGTAAATGCAATAGATACACCTGAAAATCACAAATTAACAGTTATATTCTAAGATATTTTTTTGCATaccaaaatgaaaaaaataaaacattaaaattataaaattatttggtgcttaagattaaaaaatgggagttgtACCTAAGAATCTAAAAGTTTGAGATGTTAAAtcctaattttgaaatatattaacTAGTATACCACTAATATATAAGATTTCTTGTATGTCCAAGAAAATATAAAAGGGGATTTGTTTGATCATCGCTATTGTCAATCATGTAAAATAACATCTCCCTAATGTCTTCCTTTGATTATGGATGGTCGAAAAAAACTGTTAAAGTGACCTAACATATTGTTCTAATGTAGTTTCTGGTCAAAATCAACTACAACctacaatttttacaaatttaatttattaatagcAAAAACAAAACTCGTGGAATATTTTCCAAATCGAGATGCACATTGTTCTGGAgggcctgatatgggatcatatcaggcccaacgtgatgaTCCCATATCAGGTGCTTTCTTGATATATCTTATGATTTCTGGATATATCCTATGGGTTTATAAGATGAACAAGTTCATGATACTTACCTTTGCTGCCGCAACTTCTTGCTCATTCCGAAGGGAGAGTATTTACAGCGAACAAAATCCTAAACACTTGAATGGATATACCCCTGTGTGGATTTCGTTGGAGACCCTTAGCGTCCGTCGCCTTAGCTGTATTGATTTCGTCGGAAAGCATTGACGTCGCTTTAAAAGGACACACTGTGTGGATTCTGTCGGAAAAACCCTGGACGTCGGGACATACAAAGCCAAGGTTTCGGTGGGGGACAATTACAATAGATTTCCACGACGTAAGAAAAAGGGGAATGAGTATCACATGCATCCGAaccattttattaattttaaatttaaacctaTGACTCAGATGCATTAGAAAATGACATCATAGGGGGAGGAGATTTAGGAGATTGGTGGAAAGGGCAGGAAGaaaatatcagtattttttatgCTCtgttttgataatttaaaaattcggatatttattttaataaatatagaaatatgcCCACTACTTTTGTTAAAAAACGGCAGAATATATAAGACTTATTTAATGCATAGATTTGCTCATAAgcaattatttaaataattttatgataGATCTGGGCTCGCTTTCCAGAATGTGATTTAagcaattatttaaatttttaacttaagaaTTATGATAACATATCTAATACATTATTATGTAACTAATTATAAAAAAGATATAGAAATCAACCACACATATTAGCATAATAATTATGGAAAAAATTAAACTGTTTTTCTAATTAAACCTGAAACTTAATTACTTGATCAATAAACGAGCGCGAACGCTGAATTTGTAAAGTTGTGGGGGCGTAACTGGAAATGTGCCTGTCAGGACCAAATCAACCGGCAATTTCTACTTTTGGAAAAAAATAGTACTGGAGGCATTAAATCTCCCAAAAAAGGAAATAAGCcttctttaattttcttaaaaaaactaCTGCCATTTGATCCCCCTGCTGCTGCTTCGCCTCTCGTGGACTGGGATAGATCGGGAAGCCGAGGCCAATCTACGATCTAAAGATCGCCCGCCGGCGAGGATGTCCTGCGGTGGCGGAGACAAGCCCCGAGTTCACGATTCAGCTTCGAGCCCCAGGGACAGGAACAGGGACAGTGTGGTCGTCGAGCATAGGAGCTCAGGTTCGTTCCCCTATTTTTTTCCTAAAAACAGCGAATCTTTTGCATTAAAAGATTTTCCTACACGGTAAGTTGTCTTACGTTTTTGGACATGAAAGCTGGTTCTTCAAAGGATTTACCTTTTGGTTTGTTGATTCATATTAGCATCAGCATGCTGCATGCATCGTAACACTGTTTCTCTGCATACTTGGCCATATTTTGATGTTCTTGGGTTGATCAGCGGGTTGGGAAAAATGCTGGGAAGAGGGAGTGACCCCCTGGGATTTAGGGCAAACCACGCCAGTAGTTCATCAGCTCGTTCAAAGTGGATCTCTTCCGAAGGGCAGAGCTCTTGTTCCTGGCTGTGGCAGTGTAAGGCTTGTTTTTCTCTGTGCTATAAACATTCAGTTTGTTACTGGACGTTCACTGTTGAATCTTCGCAAGTAGGCATTCAGTTGCATTTTCGTTGTACGTCCTTCAATTTACATGAAACTACCTTTTCTTCTTGATGAAGTTTTGCATACATTCTCACAAGGAATTCCCATATTTAACTAGTTAAGCTCAATAATGCTTAGTCTAACATGATTAAAAGTATTGATGTTAATGACAGGGATATGATGTGGTTGCTATTGCAAGTCCTGAGCGGTTCGTTGTAGGCTTGGATATATCGTCAATTGCTATTAAGAAAGCGAAAGAGGTACCATTGTAACTTGAACAAATCGAATAAGTGCTTATCTGCTTAGAGATCCAGCATAGATGTAATATTTTTGGATGTTTAATTGCCCTTGCTTGATCTATAATTCTGTAAACTTTCCACAATGATTGAAGTTATCGGAGGAAATTGAGTGAGTAAATGAAGAGAGTTATCCAATGATATCCTTCTGATAAATCCTTAATAAGTAATGCATTTTCTTAGCCTTACAAAAAGTTTGAAAAAGAGATAAAGATGTGCCATGTTACTTTGGCATATTCAAATAGCTTATAATATTGACTCTTTTGTGAGTCGAATATGAGTTTTATATATGCATTGGCTCATTCTCTGATCTCAATATCTCCTTTCACTGCAGATATCTTGTTTCATAATGATATATCTGGTCTTAATTTAACTTTCCAGGGGTCTTCCTCTTTGCCAAATGCAAACCACTTCACCTTTGTAGAAGCAGATTTCTTCCATTGGCAACCAACAGAGAAGTTTGATCTTATCTTTGATTACACGTAAGTCCCCAAATCGATTACATGCCATTCTGTCAATGTCCTTAAGTTTATTTATCGAAATATGAATGCAGATTCTTCTGTGCTATTGATCCAAACATGAGACCAGCGTGGGCTGAGAAAATGAGGGAGCTTCTAAATCCAGATGGAGAGCTCATAACCCTTATATATCTTGTACGCCACTTGATGTTTGTGCATGATTTCTTACATATTTTCATTTGGTTATAAACCATTTCAATTCTGAGACAGAATATTGTCACAATCTGTAATCACTGTTTTAATTCCAGATCAGTGGCAAGGAAGGAGGGCCACCATATAATTGCACAGTAGACGAGTAAGCTTCTTTAGTTCCAATATTCTTTTTCCCAACATTACAAGCACTGATTCAATCTGCCTTTTTCCATAGTAACTTCATTTCTTCTGTTACCAACCATTTGCTCATTTACAGTTATGAGAAGGTCCTGAACCCTGTGGGGTTCAGAGCTGTATATATCGAAGACAATGAGATAGCAGTTGAGAAACGCAAGGTATGCTCTAAATTCACTTCGAGCTGTGTGATATAGAGCATCGCGATCTTCCTagtgaaaagatttttcaactaCCTTCTGCAATTGCTCTGATTATATACAATTGAAATGGCTGATTCTACTCATTTTCAGGGAAGGGAGAAGCTTGGCAGGTGGAAGCAGCTTTCGAGCTGATCATCATTCTTAAGAATCAAGCCATGGTTCCAAAGTATCGATGTGCTTGAGCAACCAGACAAGTGTGGTTTTTGTTGTGCTTGAAGCATCATCTTGAGACTTTTAGGTTTGTTTTGATGCCTGTGTTTGGTTAGATGAAGATACGATTAAGAGAATGCTTATTAGACTTCATCTTCTGTCAACTTCCTTATTTGATCCTTCAAAACAGTTATCCATCGTCGCCTGGCTTATTAAGCTTTTCTATTTCACTCTTCAGTTCTTTATTTTTCCATTCAGCTTGGTTTCTATATCACACAGATCTTGCAGAAGGAAAAGTAAATCTATTTAGTTGTTAGATTAACAAAATACTATTTGACTTTCAGTGTTCATTATCTCTAATACACATGATCTCTAATACACAGATTAATTTGTTCTTTAATGACACTTTTCAACAATagcttatttattaattaaaaaactatatttttaaaaaaaaactccactgattttttttttaaataccagTGAACCGTCAAGTTACAATTAATTTCATGTCAAACTTATAGCCGGCTCATTTAAAAAATAGCCACCCTTAAAATCGGTCCACTAGGTATAGAAGAAGATAAATTCAGGTACATAGAAAGATTCGACTTTGATTGTTACATCAGAAATATCATACGTTTACTATCTATGGGGACTAATTGACTCATCTAGGTTCTTCCTTGATTCTGTCTTAAATTGATGGAGATGGTGTACCGGATACTTGACTCTTATATTGATTATGTGAAGACTCTAAGCTGGGAAAAAAAAAGACTCTGAGCCGCCTTGTGTGTCAAAAAGAATGTCAGCAACCGGGTCAGGGAGGGGGGTCCGGCGCAggtactccgacgctcaagtcagtaactGATCCAAGTCGTAAACATTATATGAACAGTGGATGCATAATGTAGCTTGTGTAGAGCATTTGCGTAATGTAAGTGTACCTGCGTCTGTAGATGAACACCCCATTTATAGTGTTAATGTTTGTCTGCGCATGAATCTCAAAGCATTTCTGAAAAAGGACAAACTATAAAAATGTTTTAACACATTTCCTAAAATAGATCCGCAATCTTTGCGTTTGGCATAGTGGAAGCTTTTAGAGTACATCTTGTATATAGAATATTCTCTGTCATCCGTGGTGCAAAGTGCCAAAAAGGAATGTGGAGTCGTTGGGTTGAGGGGCCCTTAATATGCTTAGTCAGCAAATCGATCGAGCCCCTTTCGTAGTCCACTCGGTTGTCGCTCATAGAAACGACCAAGTCGGATTTGAGGAATGTTGTCGGGGACTCGTCCTTCACACAGCCGCTTCGGTCGAACTAAGTGTCTAGTTTGTCCGATCAGACAATAAGTTTGATCGACTAGATTACTTGGCTCGAATACTTGATCACGTTATCCCCGAGTGATGAAGAAGACTTTGCTCTAGAAGATATTGACTCAACTTGGGGCTTTACTAATATTGAGGGACTCGGGATCTGAATGACCCAAGGGTGCGATTGGATAACCACTCAGCTGAATGAATGGACAATGCTCCCTTTTTAACTTTGGTTGTCATATCAATCGATCTCCTAAATTTTGACCCGACTCGGGGGCCACCTTATTCACCATATCATTCCTAAATCGGATGCGTAATTGGCCAATTGACTAGCTTATGATTCGGGACAGAGTCCGATTGGGTGACTCTAAATCTATTTAATTGATAGATTAACAAACAGATTTTCTTCCCaaatatagatatatttttaatGATATCTAATAAAATGTAAGAGCAACTGCAACACAACGTTAATATCACATTATAATGCTATTGTACATTTATTTACCGTTGTGGAGGTGTGCCTCCGCGTTCATCTGCTTGAACGTGTTCAAGACATTGAATGCGTTCAAGCATGCATGGGGTGGGCTAGGGATGACCCACCccatgtgtatatatataattttaaattttatttataaaaaaaatatattttaaaataaaaaaataaaaattaaataaaacagtTAGTTTTTTAACAGCTAATTAATGGCTAGTTCAAAATTTCATCTATAAATATCCACAAATATGTACACATATTTTCATTCCAACTCACTACTCTTTCAATTTCACTCTCTAAATATTCTcccaatttatttttttaagttcctactatcttattttct contains:
- the LOC122022819 gene encoding probable thiol methyltransferase 2 translates to MSCGGGDKPRVHDSASSPRDRNRDSVVVEHRSSAGWEKCWEEGVTPWDLGQTTPVVHQLVQSGSLPKGRALVPGCGSGYDVVAIASPERFVVGLDISSIAIKKAKEGSSSLPNANHFTFVEADFFHWQPTEKFDLIFDYTFFCAIDPNMRPAWAEKMRELLNPDGELITLIYLISGKEGGPPYNCTVDDYEKVLNPVGFRAVYIEDNEIAVEKRKGREKLGRWKQLSS